In the Nitratiruptor sp. YY09-18 genome, TATGTTTTTTTAAAAAGAGAGCTTACATTCCAGGAAAAATCAGCCCTCGAATTTTATAAAGGGGTGCCAAGTCATGTCAATAGGCTCTACAAAAAAAGACGTGTCGAAGCGGCTGTAATTTCAAGTATCTTCTCTCGCAATCAAAAGTGCAGCAGACTTGGTATAGTTGCCAATAAAAAGGTTCTAAGCGTTTTGATCTGTCCAGGCGAGGATATGCCAGATAGCGACTCCAATACATCCAATATTCTCGCTCACATTTTAGGAGTCCAAGGACGTGTGCTCATAGGAGATAAAGCACTGTTGCATCAAGGTGATTGTCAAGATCTCGCAACATTATGGTATAAGCGCTACAAACTCCCTTTTGTTTTTGCACGCTTTTGCTACAGATGCAAAGATTATCGTTACAAAAGGCTCAGCAACAAATTTCTACACTCGCATATAAAAATCCCACACTACATCCTCAAACGCTATGCAAAGCGAAGCGGCCTTAGCATCAAGCAGATTCGCACCTACTTGGAATTTATCCACTATACTATCGGAAAAAAAGAGGAGCTCGCACTCAAAAAATTTCTCTCTTTAGCGATAATAGAGCAAAAAAAATCCCGAGGCAACGATGCAAAGAATATTCGCTCTACTCATTCTCACAACAGCTCTCTTCGCACATGAACCTATCAAGCCGATACCAAAGAGCGTATCGTATAACCGTGATCTTGCAAAACTTGGGAAACTCCTTTTTTTTGATCCAATTCTCTCACGCAACAATTCCGTTTCGTGTGCTAGCTGCCACAATTTTTCACATGGAGGAGCTGACAATTCCCCGGTCTCTATAGGAGTATATGGGCGCAAAGGCCACATGAACTCTCCAACTGTATTGAATGCGGTTTTTAACTTTGCCCAATTTTGGAATGGTAGAGCAAAAGATCTCAAAGAACAAGCACTTGGACCCTTGCACAATAGCGTAGAGATGGATATGGAGGATTCTCTCATAATGCAAAGGTTGCAAAATTCTACCCTCTATCAGCCGCTTTTTCAAAAACTTTTTCACACTTCTGCTATTACAATCGATCAAGTCGCTATTGCAATCGCAGAATATGAAAAAAGCCTCATTACACCAGATTGCAAATTTGATAGATTTTTGCGAGGCGAGACAAAACTTACCGAAAAAGAGTATAATGGGTATATTCTCTTTAAAAAACTTGGCTGTGCTACATGTCACAATGGTGTGAATATTGGCGGAAACTCCTATCAAAAGATCGGAATTTTTTACCCCTATAAAGGCAAAGCACTCGATGATAGATATAAAATCACAAAAGACCCAAAAGATCGCTATGTCTATAAAGTTCCAACACTGCGTAATATTGCCCTAACGGCACCATATTTTCACGATGGAAGCGTCAAAGATCTACGTAATGCAATCAAGCTTATGGCAATATACAACCTTGGAGTAAAATTGAACGACAAACAAGTGGATCTTTTAGAGAGCTTTTTACTTACTCTCACCGGAAAGGTACCTACACAATAATGCCTAAAAGACTCCGATCAATTGCCCTAACTCTCGTACTTGCTTTTATCACTTTGGGATTACTATTTTATTATGAGCACTTTGCAAAAGCATTCTTTACCAATAAACATGGACTCTACACTACAATATACAGCATCTATGAATTAGAAACTGATCTTAACTATCAGCTTCTCAAAACCTCTTTTTATCTCTATGATAACTATGATGAGCTTGCCAATACACAAAAAGAACTAATAAAAAAGATAGATACTCTCATCAATCAGCTTCTTGCAAACAACTATATTGACCTTGCAGATGAAGTAAAAAAATATAAAAAAGCTGTTGAGCAAAGAATAGAAGCAATTTCACACTACCTCATCCTCAATTCAACTATGAAAAACTCCCTTATTTTCTTAGCAAATCTCACTGATAATCTTCCAAAAACTCTCAATAGTGAAGAGAAACAAAAACTTTTAGAACTTATATTAGAAACAGTCATTTACAAAAATACATTTGACAAGACCTACTTGGCTGAGAGTAAAGCAACACTTCAAAATCTTGAAAAATCTCTCAAAAAGAGTGAAGATGGACGCCATCTCCTTCACCACCTTCAACTCATAGTAAAAAGTTTTCCCATCTATTCGCAGCAACTCAATGGCATTATTAACACCTCTACTCTTACTACGCTCAAAGAAATTGAGAAGAGGCTTCACAAAAGAATAGAAGATGATGCCAAAAAGGTCAATCTCCTCTTTTTCATCACTATACTTTTTTTCCTTCTAGCTATATTCTTGATCATCTACTTCATCTGGCGCCTTGATAGAGAAAACAGAGCGCTGCGAGCTCTTGAGCAAAAACTACGCCAAAGTGCAATTACTGATGATCTGACAAATCTTTATAACAGACGTGCGTTCAAAGTAGATGTGCGCAAAATTAAAACACCTTTCTTTGCCCTTGTGAACATCAATGGTTTCAAGCACTATAACGATTTTTATGGAAATAGAGTGGGTGATCATATTCTGCGAGAAGTCGCTAAAGCTCTTCAAACAATCATCCCACCTAAATACAATGCAAAGCTCTATAGAGTGGGAGGAGACGATTTTGGTATCTTAATAGAAGAAGAGACTCCGATAGATGATGCTACATTTGCAAAGAGGATTATAGAGTACTTCAATAACAATAAAATTGTCTTCAAAAGTGCCCAAATGTATATAACAGTAAGTATCGGTATAACGCGCAAGCGCCCTCTCCTTGAGACCGCAGATATGGCACTCAAATTTGTCAAACAAAATATCAATTTGCTCTACTTTACATATGATGAGAGAATCGGCTTTTTTGATCAGATCAAAAAAAATATCCAACGTAGCAAAATATTAAAAGAGGCTATTGACCAAAATAATATAATCCCCTACTATCAACCAATCATCGATAATACAAATGGGAAAATTATTAAATATGAAGTTCTCGCTCGTCTCAAACACAATAATACCATAGAGTCGATTCATCCCTATCTTGAGATAGCAAAAGAGATCCGCCTCTATCGTGATATCACTCTCAAAATTACCCAGAAGAGTTTTATATATGCATATGAATACAAAAAGCCGATTGCTATCAATATCTCTATGCGCGATATCGAAGACCCTCAAGTTATCTCTTTCTTTGGCAAGATTTTTGAGCAGTATCCAGGTATAGAAAAACTTGTCACTTTTGAGATATTGGAGAGTGAGACCCTCTCGGACTATAACGCTGTTAAAGATTTTATCTCCATTGTAAGAGGCTATGGATGCGAAGTGGCACTTGATGATTTTGGAAGTGGCTATTCCAATTTTGCTCACGTCTTCAACCTCGATATCGATTATCTCAAAATCGATGGCTCTTTGATCCAGACACTTCCACACGATGAAAATGCAAAACTCATCGTCTCAGCAATTATCTACCTGGCAAAAAAATCGGGTATCAAAACTGTAGCTGAATTTGTCAGTTCCAAAGAGATCCTTGAGGAGGTCAAAACACTAGGTATTGACTACTCGCAAGGCTACTTCTTGGCTAAACCACAGCCGAAGTTTTAAGAAGCTGGCTAAGATGTTTTCTATATGTATCCCAATTAAGCTCTTTTCTTGCAACACCACTTTGCACTGCAGCTTGAGCAACAGCTATTGATATCTCTACTATGAGGCGTGGATCAAAAGGTGTTGGGATGATATACTCTGTGCCAAATTGCAACTTTTTGCCATAGATCTTTTCGATCTCTTCCGGTACTTCAAGGTGCGCAATCTTTGCCAAAGCTTTGGCTGCAGCTATCATCATCTCATAGTTGATTGCTCTGCTTCTTGTATCTAAAGCTCCACGAAAGAGATAAGGAAACCCTAGCACATTGTTGACTTGATTAGGAAAATCGCTGCGCCCTGTGGCAATAATAGCTTGGGGCCTTACGGCTCTCACCTCATCAGGCATAATTTCTGGTACAGGATTGGAACAGACAAAGACAAAAGGTGCCTCTTTCATCAATGCAATATCCTCTTGTGAAATTGTTCCAGGCTGTGAGAGTCCCAAGACCATATCAGCTTCAGCGAATGCCTCTTGGCGCGAGAGGGTCTGTGGATAGGCAAACTGATGTTTATAGCTATTAAGATCGGTACGGCTTTTGTGCACAACCCCTTTTGAGTCGATGAGAATAATATTTTCAATCCCAAAGTAGCGATACATCTTCGCACTTGCAATTGCAGCAGCTCCACTACCAACAATGACCACTTTGAGATCTTTTGGGTTGCGTCCTGTAATCTCACAGGCATTGAGAAGCCCAGCAGTTGTGACGATTGCGGTACCGTGCTGATCATCATGCATGACTGGAATATCTGTAATCTCTTTGAGTCTCTCTTCCATCTCAAAACACTCTGGTGCTTTGATATCTTCAAGATTGATACCACCAAATGTTGGTGATATTGCTCGCACCACCTCAATAAACTTCTCAGGATCCTTTTCATCCACCTCAATTCCCACTGCATCTATGCCTGCAAACTTTTTGAAAA is a window encoding:
- a CDS encoding MqnA/MqnD/SBP family protein; the protein is MIIGKIDFINLLPFYVFLKRELTFQEKSALEFYKGVPSHVNRLYKKRRVEAAVISSIFSRNQKCSRLGIVANKKVLSVLICPGEDMPDSDSNTSNILAHILGVQGRVLIGDKALLHQGDCQDLATLWYKRYKLPFVFARFCYRCKDYRYKRLSNKFLHSHIKIPHYILKRYAKRSGLSIKQIRTYLEFIHYTIGKKEELALKKFLSLAIIEQKKSRGNDAKNIRSTHSHNSSLRT
- a CDS encoding cytochrome-c peroxidase, which encodes MQRIFALLILTTALFAHEPIKPIPKSVSYNRDLAKLGKLLFFDPILSRNNSVSCASCHNFSHGGADNSPVSIGVYGRKGHMNSPTVLNAVFNFAQFWNGRAKDLKEQALGPLHNSVEMDMEDSLIMQRLQNSTLYQPLFQKLFHTSAITIDQVAIAIAEYEKSLITPDCKFDRFLRGETKLTEKEYNGYILFKKLGCATCHNGVNIGGNSYQKIGIFYPYKGKALDDRYKITKDPKDRYVYKVPTLRNIALTAPYFHDGSVKDLRNAIKLMAIYNLGVKLNDKQVDLLESFLLTLTGKVPTQ
- a CDS encoding EAL domain-containing protein; its protein translation is MPKRLRSIALTLVLAFITLGLLFYYEHFAKAFFTNKHGLYTTIYSIYELETDLNYQLLKTSFYLYDNYDELANTQKELIKKIDTLINQLLANNYIDLADEVKKYKKAVEQRIEAISHYLILNSTMKNSLIFLANLTDNLPKTLNSEEKQKLLELILETVIYKNTFDKTYLAESKATLQNLEKSLKKSEDGRHLLHHLQLIVKSFPIYSQQLNGIINTSTLTTLKEIEKRLHKRIEDDAKKVNLLFFITILFFLLAIFLIIYFIWRLDRENRALRALEQKLRQSAITDDLTNLYNRRAFKVDVRKIKTPFFALVNINGFKHYNDFYGNRVGDHILREVAKALQTIIPPKYNAKLYRVGGDDFGILIEEETPIDDATFAKRIIEYFNNNKIVFKSAQMYITVSIGITRKRPLLETADMALKFVKQNINLLYFTYDERIGFFDQIKKNIQRSKILKEAIDQNNIIPYYQPIIDNTNGKIIKYEVLARLKHNNTIESIHPYLEIAKEIRLYRDITLKITQKSFIYAYEYKKPIAINISMRDIEDPQVISFFGKIFEQYPGIEKLVTFEILESETLSDYNAVKDFISIVRGYGCEVALDDFGSGYSNFAHVFNLDIDYLKIDGSLIQTLPHDENAKLIVSAIIYLAKKSGIKTVAEFVSSKEILEEVKTLGIDYSQGYFLAKPQPKF
- a CDS encoding malic enzyme-like NAD(P)-binding protein, with the translated sequence MKITKAEALAYHKLHKPGKKEIAITKPFASQRDLATAYTPGVGYVSQEIAQNPDLAYEYTTKGNFVAVVTNGTAVLGLGDIGPLAAKPVMEGKAILFKKFAGIDAVGIEVDEKDPEKFIEVVRAISPTFGGINLEDIKAPECFEMEERLKEITDIPVMHDDQHGTAIVTTAGLLNACEITGRNPKDLKVVIVGSGAAAIASAKMYRYFGIENIILIDSKGVVHKSRTDLNSYKHQFAYPQTLSRQEAFAEADMVLGLSQPGTISQEDIALMKEAPFVFVCSNPVPEIMPDEVRAVRPQAIIATGRSDFPNQVNNVLGFPYLFRGALDTRSRAINYEMMIAAAKALAKIAHLEVPEEIEKIYGKKLQFGTEYIIPTPFDPRLIVEISIAVAQAAVQSGVARKELNWDTYRKHLSQLLKTSAVV